A single region of the Rhizobium sp. ARZ01 genome encodes:
- a CDS encoding GNAT family N-acetyltransferase: protein MSIDLHAIEVRPAQLEDVPTLCAFFNELIRIGGTTAHETPFTLERFSTHFLDGPACVNCFVALDAGGRPCAFQGLERHDGLPAEWVDIGTFARPENKVSGAGTALFTASRVLAREKGFLAINATIRADNVGGLAYYSKMGFTDYKVDKAAPLKDGRLVDRISKRYLL from the coding sequence ATGAGCATAGACTTGCATGCGATCGAAGTCCGCCCGGCCCAGCTCGAGGATGTGCCCACGCTCTGCGCCTTCTTCAACGAGCTCATTCGCATCGGCGGCACAACCGCGCACGAGACACCGTTCACCCTTGAGCGCTTCAGCACACATTTCCTGGACGGCCCCGCCTGCGTCAACTGTTTCGTCGCTCTCGACGCAGGCGGAAGGCCTTGTGCATTCCAAGGGCTGGAACGGCACGACGGCCTCCCCGCGGAGTGGGTCGATATCGGCACTTTTGCCCGTCCGGAAAACAAGGTCTCCGGTGCAGGGACTGCTCTTTTCACGGCAAGCCGTGTGCTGGCGCGCGAGAAGGGCTTCCTTGCGATCAACGCCACCATCCGCGCCGACAATGTCGGCGGGTTGGCCTACTACAGCAAGATGGGCTTTACCGACTACAAGGTCGACAAGGCCGCGCCGCTCAAGGACGGCCGACTGGTGGACCGCATATCGAAGCGCTACCTGCTCTGA
- a CDS encoding GNAT family N-acetyltransferase, translated as MNVVRMLGTAEAEARIGELADVLVDCVMGGASVGFMAPYELEEALAFWVNVIEAVSDGSTLLFAAEIDNRIVGTVQIGMRQMPNQGHRADVKKLLVRESARGQGLARQLMDMAESEAAVRGKTVLVLDTATGSPAEAVYGRLGWERVGVIPDYALYPDGSFCGTTLFYKRVGPANVAA; from the coding sequence ATGAACGTCGTGCGAATGCTGGGAACGGCGGAAGCCGAGGCACGGATTGGAGAACTGGCCGATGTACTCGTCGACTGCGTCATGGGCGGCGCATCCGTCGGCTTCATGGCGCCCTATGAATTGGAAGAAGCCCTCGCCTTCTGGGTGAACGTAATCGAAGCAGTCTCGGACGGGTCGACGCTCCTCTTCGCCGCAGAGATCGACAACCGCATTGTCGGAACGGTGCAGATCGGCATGCGCCAGATGCCGAACCAGGGCCATCGGGCCGATGTCAAGAAACTGCTCGTCAGGGAAAGCGCGCGAGGCCAGGGACTCGCCCGCCAATTGATGGACATGGCAGAGAGCGAGGCCGCGGTGCGCGGCAAGACCGTTCTCGTGCTCGATACCGCCACCGGAAGCCCGGCCGAAGCCGTCTATGGCAGGCTTGGCTGGGAACGCGTCGGCGTCATCCCCGACTATGCGCTCTATCCCGACGGCAGCTTCTGCGGAACAACGCTGTTCTACAAGCGGGTCGGCCCCGCCAACGTGGCCGCCTGA
- the fabI gene encoding enoyl-ACP reductase FabI, which produces MTGIMKGKRGLIMGVANNHSIAWGIAKALAGQGAELAFTYQGEALGKRVKPLAAELGSEFLLPCDVEDIASVDAVIAAIKERWGKLDFVVHAIGFSDKNELKGLYADTSRDNFTRTMVISCFSFTEIARRAADLMDEGGTMLTLTYGGSVRVMPNYNVMGVAKAALEASVRYLAGDYGPRGIRVNAISAGPIRTLAGAGISDARAMLSWQQKNSPLRRTVTIDDVGNSALYLLSDLSSGVTGEIHYVDSGFNITSMPTLETLARADSE; this is translated from the coding sequence ATGACGGGGATCATGAAAGGAAAGCGCGGTCTCATCATGGGGGTCGCGAACAATCATTCCATCGCCTGGGGCATCGCCAAGGCGCTCGCCGGCCAGGGCGCGGAGCTCGCCTTCACCTATCAGGGAGAGGCGCTGGGCAAGCGCGTCAAGCCGTTGGCGGCCGAACTCGGCTCCGAATTCCTGCTGCCCTGCGACGTCGAGGACATCGCTTCGGTCGACGCCGTCATCGCAGCAATCAAGGAGCGCTGGGGCAAGCTCGATTTCGTCGTTCATGCGATCGGCTTTTCCGACAAGAACGAGCTGAAGGGCCTTTATGCCGATACGTCGCGGGACAATTTCACCCGCACCATGGTGATCTCCTGCTTCTCCTTCACCGAGATCGCGCGTCGCGCGGCCGACCTGATGGACGAAGGCGGCACCATGCTGACGCTGACCTATGGCGGCTCGGTGCGCGTGATGCCGAACTACAATGTCATGGGTGTCGCCAAGGCTGCATTGGAGGCTTCCGTGCGCTATCTCGCTGGCGACTACGGCCCGCGCGGTATCCGCGTGAACGCTATTTCTGCCGGCCCGATCCGCACGCTTGCGGGCGCCGGCATCTCCGATGCGCGCGCCATGCTCTCCTGGCAGCAGAAGAACTCGCCTCTGCGTCGCACCGTCACTATCGACGACGTCGGCAATTCTGCGCTCTATCTGCTTTCGGATCTTTCCAGCGGCGTCACCGGCGAGATTCACTACGTCGATTCCGGTTTCAACATCACCTCGATGCCGACACTGGAAACGCTCGCACGCGCCGACAGCGAATAA
- a CDS encoding helix-turn-helix domain-containing protein: MEHSLDQIDTAIAARLKALRTLRALTLDDLAGRSGVSRAMISRIERGEASPTAQLLSRLCTALDVTLSSFFAPGGKGADPVSRRAEQPVWKDPETGYQRRAVSPAGTPSRVEVIDVEFPAGARIAYPPETAKEGMTQHLWLFSGRLDMTIGDTTHHLEPGDCLYMSITEGHIFHNPGMEMAHYAVVLDRGRN, encoded by the coding sequence ATGGAACATAGTTTGGACCAGATCGATACCGCCATCGCCGCGCGATTGAAGGCATTGCGCACCTTGCGCGCACTGACACTCGACGATCTGGCTGGCCGTTCAGGTGTCAGCCGCGCGATGATCTCGCGCATCGAGCGGGGTGAGGCCAGCCCGACGGCGCAGTTGCTCTCGCGGCTCTGCACGGCACTCGACGTGACGCTTTCTTCTTTCTTCGCTCCTGGGGGCAAGGGGGCGGATCCGGTTTCCCGCCGCGCGGAGCAGCCGGTCTGGAAGGACCCGGAAACGGGTTACCAACGCCGGGCCGTCTCGCCGGCCGGCACGCCCTCCCGTGTGGAAGTGATCGATGTGGAGTTTCCAGCAGGAGCGCGCATTGCCTATCCACCGGAGACTGCCAAGGAAGGCATGACCCAGCACCTCTGGCTGTTTTCCGGACGGTTGGACATGACGATCGGGGATACTACCCATCACCTCGAGCCGGGAGACTGCCTCTACATGAGCATCACCGAAGGCCACATTTTTCACAATCCGGGCATGGAAATGGCGCACTACGCCGTCGTGCTCGATCGCGGCCGCAATTGA
- the lepA gene encoding translation elongation factor 4 encodes MAPMSTNSSTPLDHIRNFSIVAHIDHGKSTLADRLIQSTGGLADREMSEQVLDNMEIERERGITIKAQTVRLHYKANNGETYILNLIDTPGHVDFAYEVSRSLSACEGSLLVVDASQGVEAQTLANVYQAIDNNHELVTVLNKIDLPAAEPDRIKEQIEEVIGIDASDAVLISAKTGLGIPDVLEAIVHKLPAPKSPGGETAPLKALLVDSWYDTYLGVMVLVRVIEGRLTKGQTIRMMGTGAKYSIERVGVLTPKMVAMDSLGPGEIGFITASIKEVADTRVGDTITEDKRPTASALPGFKPAQPVVFCGLFPVDAADFEELRSAMGKLRLNDASFSFEMESSAALGFGFRCGFLGLLHLEIIQERLSREFDLDLIATAPSVVYQLTMTDGTEKELHNPADMPDVVKIEEFREPWIKATILTPDDYLGGILKLCQDRRGIQTELTYVGSRAMLTYELPLNEVVFDFYDRLKSISKGYASFDYNLADYRESDLVKLSILVNAEPVDALSMLVHRSAADRRGRTMCEKLKDLIPPHMFQIPIQAAIGGKVIARETVRALRKDVTAKCYGGDATRKRKLLEKQKEGKKRMRQFGKVEIPQEAFIAALKMGDE; translated from the coding sequence ATGGCGCCAATGAGCACCAATTCTTCGACGCCCCTGGACCATATCCGCAACTTCTCGATCGTGGCCCACATCGACCACGGCAAGTCGACGCTGGCCGACCGGCTGATCCAGTCGACAGGCGGCCTTGCCGATCGCGAGATGTCCGAGCAGGTGCTCGACAACATGGAGATCGAGCGCGAGCGCGGCATCACCATCAAGGCCCAGACTGTTCGCCTGCACTACAAGGCGAACAACGGCGAGACCTATATCCTCAATCTGATCGACACGCCCGGCCACGTCGACTTTGCCTACGAAGTTTCGCGCTCGCTGTCGGCCTGCGAAGGCTCGCTGCTCGTCGTCGACGCGTCGCAGGGTGTCGAGGCCCAGACGCTCGCCAACGTCTACCAGGCGATCGACAACAACCACGAGCTGGTCACGGTCCTCAACAAGATCGACCTGCCGGCGGCCGAACCCGACCGGATCAAGGAGCAGATCGAGGAAGTGATCGGCATCGACGCCTCCGACGCTGTCTTGATCTCGGCCAAGACCGGTCTCGGCATTCCCGACGTGCTCGAAGCCATTGTCCATAAGCTGCCGGCGCCGAAGAGCCCGGGCGGCGAGACCGCGCCGCTGAAGGCGCTGCTGGTCGACAGCTGGTACGACACCTATCTTGGCGTCATGGTGCTCGTGCGCGTCATCGAGGGGCGGCTGACCAAGGGCCAGACCATCCGCATGATGGGTACCGGCGCGAAGTATTCGATCGAGCGCGTCGGCGTGCTGACGCCGAAGATGGTGGCGATGGATTCACTCGGCCCCGGCGAGATCGGCTTCATCACCGCTTCCATCAAGGAAGTGGCCGACACCCGCGTCGGCGACACGATCACCGAGGACAAGCGCCCGACCGCGTCGGCGCTGCCGGGTTTCAAGCCGGCGCAGCCGGTGGTTTTCTGCGGACTCTTCCCGGTCGATGCGGCCGACTTCGAGGAATTGCGCTCGGCGATGGGCAAGCTGCGCCTGAACGACGCTTCGTTCTCTTTCGAAATGGAAAGCTCGGCAGCGCTTGGCTTCGGCTTCCGCTGTGGCTTCCTCGGCCTCTTGCACCTCGAAATCATCCAGGAGCGTCTCAGCCGCGAGTTCGACCTCGACCTGATCGCGACGGCCCCCTCGGTCGTCTATCAGCTCACCATGACCGACGGCACCGAAAAGGAGCTGCACAACCCGGCCGACATGCCGGACGTGGTGAAGATCGAGGAATTCCGCGAGCCTTGGATCAAGGCGACGATCCTGACGCCGGACGACTATCTCGGCGGCATCCTAAAGCTCTGCCAGGACAGGCGCGGCATCCAGACGGAACTGACCTATGTCGGCAGCCGCGCGATGCTGACGTATGAACTGCCGCTCAACGAAGTCGTCTTCGATTTCTACGACCGGCTGAAGTCGATCTCGAAGGGCTACGCTTCGTTCGATTACAACCTGGCGGACTATCGCGAGAGCGATCTCGTCAAGTTGTCGATCCTCGTCAACGCCGAGCCGGTCGATGCGCTGTCCATGCTCGTGCACCGCTCGGCAGCAGACCGGCGCGGCCGCACCATGTGCGAAAAGCTGAAGGACCTGATCCCGCCGCATATGTTCCAGATCCCGATTCAGGCCGCGATCGGTGGCAAGGTCATCGCCCGCGAGACGGTGCGTGCGCTGCGCAAGGACGTGACGGCCAAGTGCTATGGCGGCGACGCCACCCGCAAGCGCAAGCTGCTGGAAAAGCAGAAGGAAGGCAAGAAGCGCATGCGCCAGTTCGGCAAGGTCGAGATCCCGCAGGAAGCGTTTATTGCCGCTCTGAAGATGGGCGACGAATAG
- a CDS encoding MFS transporter, translating into MQVQKAPASSLRSIMAIVVSMAGVAIGNGLMLAYVPFVLSRGGGPDWAPGAAVTAIAFGGLVGCVVAGPLIRRVGHARAFSCSLALVILAAVLISLGVHPVLWVFARGVYGVAGNINFIIAQSWLNHASENSWRGKAMSFFYMTYVICLGLGAWLFGLIPAEGNMAPIATIFFTTIALLPIGLTQLATPPAPAKVSVDIAMAWRNSPVALVGVLAAGGLSMVVQGFTPIYAAASNVGQKDIAVLMFGMQFGLFFVQYPLGLLSDRIDRRIVLIITCLLIAGVAVLALGVSFSNLFLLILVFAIWAGAVESVYSIANAHANDRADPAEFVPLASTLLVAWSVAATVVPLSVTLLTPTLGPKTFIYAAAIVAVAYACFVLLRLRTRETVPVADREHFELKSAQLPNAGALVEGADEQAPGM; encoded by the coding sequence ATGCAGGTTCAAAAGGCGCCCGCTTCGTCGCTGCGGTCCATCATGGCTATCGTCGTCTCGATGGCCGGCGTCGCAATCGGCAATGGCCTGATGCTCGCCTACGTCCCGTTCGTGCTTTCGCGGGGAGGTGGCCCGGACTGGGCGCCGGGAGCGGCGGTTACCGCGATCGCCTTCGGTGGTCTTGTCGGCTGCGTCGTGGCTGGCCCGCTCATCCGTCGCGTTGGTCATGCGCGCGCCTTTTCCTGTTCGCTTGCCCTGGTGATACTCGCAGCCGTCCTCATCAGTCTTGGCGTCCACCCTGTGCTCTGGGTCTTTGCGCGTGGCGTCTACGGGGTGGCCGGCAACATCAATTTCATCATCGCCCAAAGCTGGCTCAACCATGCCAGCGAGAACAGCTGGCGCGGCAAGGCGATGTCATTCTTCTATATGACCTATGTAATCTGCCTCGGCCTCGGCGCCTGGCTTTTCGGGCTGATTCCCGCCGAAGGCAACATGGCGCCGATTGCGACAATCTTCTTCACGACGATTGCGCTGCTGCCCATCGGCCTGACGCAGCTTGCCACGCCGCCGGCGCCGGCAAAAGTCAGCGTCGACATCGCCATGGCATGGCGGAATTCGCCGGTCGCCCTTGTCGGGGTTCTTGCCGCCGGCGGCCTTTCCATGGTCGTCCAGGGTTTCACGCCGATCTATGCCGCCGCCAGTAACGTCGGGCAGAAGGACATCGCGGTGCTGATGTTCGGCATGCAGTTCGGCCTGTTCTTCGTCCAGTACCCGCTTGGGCTTCTCTCCGACCGCATCGACCGCCGCATCGTGCTGATCATCACCTGTCTGCTGATTGCCGGCGTAGCGGTCTTGGCGCTCGGGGTTTCCTTCTCCAATCTGTTCCTGCTGATCCTGGTGTTCGCGATCTGGGCCGGTGCGGTCGAGAGCGTCTATTCGATCGCCAACGCCCATGCCAACGACCGGGCTGATCCGGCCGAATTCGTGCCTCTGGCCTCCACGCTTCTCGTCGCCTGGTCGGTTGCGGCGACAGTCGTGCCTCTCAGCGTCACATTGCTGACGCCGACACTTGGTCCCAAGACGTTCATCTACGCGGCAGCGATCGTAGCGGTCGCCTATGCCTGCTTCGTTCTACTGCGGTTGCGGACCCGTGAGACCGTTCCGGTGGCCGACCGCGAGCACTTCGAGCTGAAGAGTGCGCAACTTCCAAATGCTGGCGCGCTGGTGGAGGGCGCAGACGAGCAGGCTCCCGGCATGTGA